The window ACATTTAGTGATAAAATCTTTCAGACTGTTACAAACatcattaaataataaaattcatattttaaacataataaataaaactttcttaTGTATATTTAATCAttattttgttctaaacgGTTTTACGGTATCATCTAActcaggggttcttaaactttttggcacacgccccccccccccccccccccttgacggtacctaaaaaatccgcgccccacctcattgcaaaataaaaaaaagcattaaacaaaacaacaatttattttcaattaactttcattaatgtgacggatgtagttgtttttggaaaaccaaacgtttaattcgaggctttgaagaagataatgcacatctttaATGAAGAATGTAGAAAATAATGCACAtatgtcatctctcgcgccccccttatgaATCCTAaacgccccccagtttaagaaccactgatctAACTTCACTAATGGACCTCCGTCGGCCCGACAAAGAGCTTTTGGACAGCGTAAAAACGCGACGTCTAGCTTGCTAATCGTCAGCGGCAGAGGAGCTACAATCGCTATTGCGAGATTAGCTCGTTGTAGTCGTCGGGCCGAGAACTACGTGCTACCTGGGTTATTTCTGACAAATGACCTTTTGCCAGCAAAATTGCGTAAGCAGAGGAAAGTAAACAAGCCAACTTGGTCAGCGTTACTATTGTTAATATAAGCTACTTAAACCATAACCGCTTAAAaagtaggctaggcctactTTATCACATGGACTCGTGTGATAGTTAAATTGGATAAACTATCTATAGCCAAGTAATAAATAACGCACATATTTTAAATGACACATTTTTCCTAGCCATGgaacacacaatcgcttaATAAATACGCCAATTatctaaattattacaattgaCTATTAAAATCGCCATAGTAGTATGGAAATGCACAACCGACCCGATCCCGCCTGTCGTAGCAAACTCCTCTGATATATGTATTTGACCGTTCGAAACAAACTTGTTATCCTTGGGCTCGGAAAGAATTTACCTCGTTGAGgatcaattttcttttggcaAACGCACAACATTGCGCCATCTACGGATTGCAATGTTTGTTCGAAGTTTACGACGTAATATCTCGTCACGTGATGTCGCAATTTCCATCTGACCATAATCGAGAAGCGGGGATTTTCTCTAGCAGCTAGAATCTAGCTGCTAGATAAAGCTAGAGTCTAGCTTTATGTCTGTATGTTTTGATCGTCTTTTGTTGAGTATTGACTGAGGTATTGCACTGTGAACGAatgttgttgtttaaattgtatttttaaatatggCGTTTGCTGGAAGGGATTGGGATTCCTCTTCTCTTTTCACACAATTTTCCTAGCCCCAGGAGGTGCTTACATTTTAGTcccattttgaaatttgaggATGTTAACTGTGAAGATTAGAGTAGGGTGTAGAATTTTTGCAGGTTGAATATTAGGATTTGACGACATTTCTACGTCATAAAATTttggattttgtttgttaaagaagtttattatattattataggcttcaaaaatgcatttttcaatttttcattgGGATTTCCCCGTAAGTTGATGATGTAGGCCTAGGACAGTGATTTTTACATCACTTCTGTTTGACCCACAATACGATTACGTCATGATTTGGTAACTTTAaggtggttgtgcacttccaTACCAGACCCCTAAATGTATTTATATTGATCATTAAAAATGATCTATACTACCTAGttgcatttcaaaatttgttcttggaaatgtgttttaagTATATTGCCAATGCCCATTTTCAAGGACTGCTAACCTTGACATTGTGATGTTAGTAGCTTTGCAAAGGTTGCTGCCTTATTCTATGTATGTCTACATTGTCCATGATTGGTAAAAGAATTTTCTGCATGGCCTTCTGGCATACAAATGttgatttaactttttttcttatGTAGTAGTGTGCATCCAGAAAGAACAGAATAATGTCATCTTCAAATATTAGAGCTATACTAGGAACTATGGAATTTGGAAGAAGATTGGATCTGGAAAGAAGTGAAGCCATGGTCAATGCATTCATTGACTTACAAAAGAATGCATCTTGCATAGAGCTGGACACAGCTTTTATGTACGCTGGTGGTAAAACTGAGGAGCTTATGGGGAGGATGGATAACAGAACACTGCCAAGCATCCAAATTGCTACTAAAGTAAATTCTTGGGGTGGAAAGCTTCTAAATAGGGATAGCATACGGAAGCAGTTTGCGACCAGTTTAAAACGACTTCAAGTTCCCAGTGTGCATCTGCTGTATCTGCATCTGCCTGATCACCAGACACCAATCACTGAGAGTCTTGAAGCCATAAATGAGCTGCACAAAGAGGGAAAGTTTAAAGAATTTGGACTATCTAACTATGCTGCTTGGCAGGTGGCGGAGATTCAAACAATCTGCAAAATGAAATCCTGGATTGCACCAACAGTTTATCAAGGCATGTACAACTGCCTGACCAGAATGGTTGAAAAAGAGTTGTTTCCTTGTCTTCGATATTATGGCATGAGATTTTATGCCTACAATCCACTTAGTGGTGGAATTCTCACTGGAAAGCACAAATTTGAAGATTCCACCAAAGTAGAGCCTGGAAGATTCTTTGGAACAGCCAAGTGGAGTGTTGCATATCGTGAAAGATTTTggaaaactgaaatttttgatGCTGTCAGTAAAATTCAACAAGTATTGGATAAAACATACGGAAACAACACAGTTAGTGTTGCTGAAGCAGCATATCGCTGGCTTTACCACCATTCTTTAATGGAGGGAAAGCATGGTGATGGATTGATTATTGGAGCATCAAGTATGGaacaatttacagcaaataTGGGGTATACCACCAAAGGACCGTTAGAAAAAGAGGTTGTGGAAGTTATAGAAGAATGCTGGGCAATGTGTGGTTATCTATGTGCAGATTACATGAGATAAGATCCCGAATGTTAGCACTGCTTTCTATTGTTTCATTTAAGATGATTTCGAAAATAATTTGTTGCTTGTCGGAGTTTTAACTTATGGAAACCACTGATAGACAATTACATGATTTTCGGTAATGTCATAATGtgcttatttattaaatgCCAAAAGGTGTCTATCTTAATTCCGTTGCAAACCACATGATAATTCCTTCTACACAATTGGCAATTTCTTTACTTTTATGCAATGGTAttgcattttcacaaaattatcCTAAACGCGGAAAGTATTGAtaggttttaattttgtggaACTATTCCGGTGTAGGTATATTTATACGTTGCCTTGCAAAATACCAGTGCTATCAAACCATGTGTGCCCAATGTTCACTTGGATTACATTGGGATGTCATGGAAGCAAGTAATATAcagtgatttttttgtttgctgcTTCTTTGTTGTGGACGTGGTATATGCATTCAATAGCTGTGTAATGTAAAATAGCGTGCAATCTTAGCAATAAAACTTACTTACAAAATAAGTACCGGTATATTGCATTTTCTACTTGTACACTGGAATGGTATGTTTTGATAATCATTATCCTCTGACCGAGAAAGTATCACACGACTTAATCCCGGCAATGATAtttcatcgctcgagccccagTTACCGAACTAGCCTTTGTGCTAGTGACTATTGTCACATGCTTTTGGGGTATATTGTATTGCACAAAATTGGAACTGTTTACCAGTAGGAAGTAGTTACTGCCAAGGCCAAGGGAATTTACAACGGCAGCACCACCACCCACCGGGTTTTGAGCACTCTAACCATTCGGCTGTAATGTTGCGAATTATGTtgctatatatatttatttattggaaTTACCTAAAGCCAAGGGCTTTGGTCCTTTAAAACTCTGCTAGTCTGTACTTATTTTGACACCGTTATTTGTTCTGTAATGGAAAATGAGTGTATGGCACCTAAACTTGAGAGGttgacccacttcactacaatcagtacttgttaaaatgtttaatatgagtctcatgagggtgttgtctgcttttctcacccacatatttaattgttcaccttgacggATTATTGTCCGAAGGCTAGCTTCAATTAGCAGTGATCAATATTATAATGACTTGTTTTCCACTGCTATATTATTATAGGACCAAAGTCCTTGTTATCTTGTGAAGATGATAATAGAGTTGTCTATCTTAACACGGAACTtattcaaattgaattcaacaatggttacATAGGAATGACGATTGTgtatactgattatattgaagtttctttgaacaattacatttagacaaaacattggcatagcaacagcataaagatgTCCATGATCTTAGCAGCAAGAATGCATTGAACAGCTGTGAATAATTCACGCAGGATAGGCAGGCATTGTAACCACACTTTAATAACATATTGTAAGAATTTCATTCCAAATCATTTTTAgatgtttttcaaacaaacagcAAGTAACAAATAGCGTCTTCCCTAACCCAAATAGCTT of the Clavelina lepadiformis chromosome 7, kaClaLepa1.1, whole genome shotgun sequence genome contains:
- the LOC143465753 gene encoding aflatoxin B1 aldehyde reductase member 2-like, which encodes MSSSNIRAILGTMEFGRRLDLERSEAMVNAFIDLQKNASCIELDTAFMYAGGKTEELMGRMDNRTLPSIQIATKVNSWGGKLLNRDSIRKQFATSLKRLQVPSVHLLYLHLPDHQTPITESLEAINELHKEGKFKEFGLSNYAAWQVAEIQTICKMKSWIAPTVYQGMYNCLTRMVEKELFPCLRYYGMRFYAYNPLSGGILTGKHKFEDSTKVEPGRFFGTAKWSVAYRERFWKTEIFDAVSKIQQVLDKTYGNNTVSVAEAAYRWLYHHSLMEGKHGDGLIIGASSMEQFTANMGYTTKGPLEKEVVEVIEECWAMCGYLCADYMR